The nucleotide window CTCTGTTCGTAGGAGAATCCGGGCGGCGGTTGTCGAGTCGCACCATCGCGCGGATCGTCACCGCAGCGGGTCGAAGGGCCGGCGAACCGGACACGAGCCCCCACTCGCTGCGGCACAGCTTTGCCACGCACCTGCTGGAGGGCGGGGCCGATCTGCGCGCCATCCAGGAAATGCTCGGCCACGCCTCGCTCGCCACCACGCAACGGTATACGCACCTGACGGTCGATCACCTGATGAAGGTGTACGACGACGCCCACCCCCGCGCGCGGCGCAAAGCGTCATGACTCTGCCTATTCGATCAACCACCGTGCTGTGCGTACGCCTCGAACGCGAGGTGGCCATGGCAAGCGACGGTCAGGTCACGATGGGAACCACGGTGATGAAGTCCAACGCGCGGAAGATCCGGCGAATGGCCAACGACCGCGTGCTCGCGGGTTTTGCCGGCTCGACCGCCGACGCGTTGGCATTGTTCGACAAGTTCGAAGCCAAGCTCTCCGAGTACCACGGCAACCTGAGTCGCGCGGCCGTGGAGCTGGCCAAAGACTGGCGCACCGATCGCGTGCTGCGGCGGCTCGAAGCGTTGCTCGCGGTGGCGGACCTGACCAGCTCGCTGCTGATCTCCGGCACCGGAGACGTGGTGGAACCGGAGGACGGCATCCTGGCGATCGGGTCCGGGGGACCGTACGCGCTGGCCGCGGCACGCGCGCTCATGGGCCAGCCCGGCCTGACCGCGGAGGCGATCGTGACCCGCGCCATGACGATCGCCGCGGGCATCGACATTTACACGAACGAGTCGATCGTCGTCGAAACGCTGAAGGGGTAGCGCCTGTCCATGAATGGTCCTACGAACCCCGAAGGCACCGAATCAATCCCAGTCTTGGACGACATGACGCCTCGGCAGATCGTCGAGGCCCTGGATCGCTACGTGGTGGGCCAGAAATCCGCCAAACGTATGGTGGCGATCGCGCTGCGCAACCGGTGGCGCCGGCGCCGCCTCGCGCCCGATCTGCGCGACGAGGTGCTGCCGAAGAACATCATCATGATGGGGCCGACCGGCGTGGGAAAGACCGAAATCTCCCGTCGATTGGCGAAACTCGCGCGCGCGCCGTTCCTGAAAGTGGAGGCCTCTAAGTTTACCGAAGTGGGATACGTGGGGCGGGACGTGGAGTCCATGGTGCGCGACCTGCTGGAGCTCGCCATCACCATGGTCAAAAGCGAGTCCACCGAACGCGTCAAAGACAAAGCCGCCAAACAGGCGGATGAACGCCTACTCGACCTGCTGCTCCCTCCGCCCGCGCTGCGCACCCCGAGCGGGGTGTATGACCCGACGCGCGAGACCGCGCCGCCTGGTTACTCGGATTCGTACGATCAGACCCGCGAGAAACTTCGGCAACAACTGCGCGACGGGAAGCTGGAAGAACGCACCGTGGAAGTGGAGGTCAAAGAGAAGGGGCCCGCCCTGCCCGTGGGCGTGATCTCCAACGTCGGGATGGAGGAGATGGAGAGCAGCCTGCGCGACATGTTGGGCAACCTCTTCCCCGGGAAGAAAAAGCCGCGGAAGATGACCGTGGCCGAGGCGCGCCAAGTCTTGGAGCAGGAAGAAGCCGCCAAGCTGATCGACATGGACGAGGTGGCGCGCGAGGCGATTCGCCGCGCGGAACAGGACGGCATCATCTTTCTCGACGAAATCGACAAGGTCGCGCGACGCGAGCACGGGATAGGCCCGGATGTCTCGAGGGAAGGCGTGCAGCGCGACCTGCTGCCCATCGTGGAGGGGTCCACGGTCACCACCAAACACGGGCCGGTCAAGACCGACCACATCCTGTTCATCGCAGCCGGGGCGTTCCACATCAGCAAACCGTCGGACTTGATTCCCGAGTTGCAGGGGCGGTTTCCCTTGCGAGTCGAACTCGACCCGCTCACCCAAGAAGACTTTGTCCGCATACTAACCGAGCCGCGGAACGCGCTGATCAGGCAATACGTGGCTTTACTCGCCACCGAAAACGTGGACCTCTCGTTCACGCCCGACGCCATCGAGGAAATCGCCTCGATCGCGGTGCTGGCCAACGACCGGATGGAGAACATCGGCGCGCGGCGGCTCTTCACGGTGATGGAGCGGCTCCTGGACACGGTGTCGTTCGACGCGCCCGAACTGACCGACAAGAAGCTCGTGATCGACGCCGCATACGTCAAGAAATCGTTGGCCGACGTCGTGAAAGACGTGGATTTGAGCCGGTATATTCTGTGAAGTGAAAGGCGGTGCGCCGGTTCGCCGGTCGGCCGGTGTGCCGGTTCAAGACCAGGGGAAGAACAAGGCAAGGGAAAACCGGCGCACCGGCTAACCGGTCAACCGGCTAACCAAACCCCATGAAGCGACTGATTGAAAAAGCCAATACGCTGGTCGAAGCGCTGCCCTACTTGCGGGCATTCGCGGGCAAGACCGTGGTGATCAAGTACGGCGGCAACGCGCAGGTGGACGAGGCGCTCAAAGACGGGTTTGCCGAAGACGTGGTGCTGATGAAGTACATCGGCGTCGATCCGATCGTCGTGCACGGCGGCGGGCCGCAGATTTCCGACATGATGAAACGCCTGGGCAAAGAGCCCAAGTTTGTGGACGGCGTGCGCGTGACCGACCGCGAAACCATGGACATCGTGGAGATGGTCCTGGGCGGCGTGATCAACAAAGAGATCGTCGAATTGATCTCCCGCCACGGCGGCCGGGCCGTGGGTCTATCCGGCAAGGACGGCCGGTTGATCACCGCCAAACCCCTCAAACCCGCGGGCGCCAAGCGCGTGGATC belongs to Nitrospirota bacterium and includes:
- the argB gene encoding acetylglutamate kinase — its product is MKRLIEKANTLVEALPYLRAFAGKTVVIKYGGNAQVDEALKDGFAEDVVLMKYIGVDPIVVHGGGPQISDMMKRLGKEPKFVDGVRVTDRETMDIVEMVLGGVINKEIVELISRHGGRAVGLSGKDGRLITAKPLKPAGAKRVDLGQVGDVDSIDPQLLSDLTSNRYIPVIAPIGVDRDGRTYNINADLVAGAVARALKAEKLLVLTDVTGIKDAKGGLIPTLSRKEIQRLIKAGTITSGMLPKVQACLTAVEGGVAKAHIIDGRVPHALLLEIFTKEGIGTEIIA
- the hslV gene encoding ATP-dependent protease subunit HslV → MTLPIRSTTVLCVRLEREVAMASDGQVTMGTTVMKSNARKIRRMANDRVLAGFAGSTADALALFDKFEAKLSEYHGNLSRAAVELAKDWRTDRVLRRLEALLAVADLTSSLLISGTGDVVEPEDGILAIGSGGPYALAAARALMGQPGLTAEAIVTRAMTIAAGIDIYTNESIVVETLKG
- the hslU gene encoding ATP-dependent protease ATPase subunit HslU, with protein sequence MTPRQIVEALDRYVVGQKSAKRMVAIALRNRWRRRRLAPDLRDEVLPKNIIMMGPTGVGKTEISRRLAKLARAPFLKVEASKFTEVGYVGRDVESMVRDLLELAITMVKSESTERVKDKAAKQADERLLDLLLPPPALRTPSGVYDPTRETAPPGYSDSYDQTREKLRQQLRDGKLEERTVEVEVKEKGPALPVGVISNVGMEEMESSLRDMLGNLFPGKKKPRKMTVAEARQVLEQEEAAKLIDMDEVAREAIRRAEQDGIIFLDEIDKVARREHGIGPDVSREGVQRDLLPIVEGSTVTTKHGPVKTDHILFIAAGAFHISKPSDLIPELQGRFPLRVELDPLTQEDFVRILTEPRNALIRQYVALLATENVDLSFTPDAIEEIASIAVLANDRMENIGARRLFTVMERLLDTVSFDAPELTDKKLVIDAAYVKKSLADVVKDVDLSRYIL